In Plasmodium gaboni strain SY75 chromosome 11, whole genome shotgun sequence, the following proteins share a genomic window:
- a CDS encoding asparagine-rich antigen, which yields MSSVNEDNKMELELKDEDVADVEKDVITDNVENDNVNDENAGNVDSVEGVEEVHVEENDKDENDVVIEDDVKEDDVKEDDVKEDDVKENDVKEDDGQDDNNKNEENKSSNRWADMCEDCDAPLVDTYNDNNDMKSKVVDNNFNNNDMNNNMKQNYYMAPKNDMNNYATCYEIYIRNLHIDITKEEIYNLFDGYRIKRINILNKKGKTAAAYVEFDNMEDMNRSLELNAKMIYSGNNSFEHGTISVIINKDKMKNFHVNQKQNKFKKMINRNNNNFGSIRQSNNNMNNIMNNYNGNNNNNNNNNNNNNNNNNNINNNNNNNNHMNNNNNNNNMYNHMNNNNNNNNNPFYNDNNKNMKMDMMKNVGNTMNNNMNQNFNYNNMKGSYINNNQQVGGSNIHMNHQQNNNNMLNDKMNNNTFNFKNHNYVNNNHMNKQSIADNNNNNNNAQSGTEQRKKLILKKRSVPLDQKSYVVNPNIFGEAKPVDIDPEKILNESTTKEKDINSPNDSNNNNNNNNNNNNNNNNNNNKNNSDDDAEKKNENMEDVERKKEQQDGTDKYKKLSHLSNNNNMNEFNKDNKNNNMSNNKNVFNYKKNNNTNRNFNYNNNFTNNSKNNNNNNNNNNNNNNNNTKKIFMMNKNNANNNMKKNMNNLDSNNMSGNKNLTNLNHSGNVNNNNMINDVNNKKMNNMNNKNFNKNIDNNITRDFSNLKNNNLDENKKNINVSVIHSHIYENNNKVYGSNQDEDNSTNNNMNNNYVNNEVANSSNVKGKFSNFRNSHGSMDKKNIDHNNNNNTSYQKKELNIIKKDDKANIKNIIMKNIKREDNNSNNSSYNAGANLSSSSHFRNDSSSNIRGQKMNDKKNTENDLLNNDNRDSSKNMDDEQGYDHMNRNMNSKGNTDRYNNNNNNSSNTNSYNYNMENLYDNSLKYVKNANNLNKTKKITAVKTVKVIATEKKYDDENGDEDNKDDINSNNINGETGNEKHSKEDKYHDDKKLDNSNESIKSNDNYTYESDVSDNNNSIDNNNNNKDITSTNLKSTLLQSKTKRRVKKKTTDETENNNVENNEANGDNNANAAQGKSQKIDILIKPNLKKGENIWEARTHLLVEQKENAVSNDKASHYSSRRSRSHSNKVSRGSSRRREGSSRRRDSSRRRDSSRRRDRYSRRYERRSERKDDSRREERRGGDSRRDSSRRDSSRRNDRRDESRRDESRRDESRRDESRRDESRRDESRRDESRRDESRRDESRRDDRKDDHADSVTTKKDDYKRRGTDDSKKEDNNRGGSSYDYNSRKHRTYDKHSSSRNNYDRKRNSRYSVSDKKNYDNKSYISDDKRKHRDSYDKSFRNSHDRLSYKDNYEKNKDMIYERNSYIDYDKIDNKYFSNNYNSLRHNKNYKHHGSHSKINNYNYSNNYKSSNYYKYSSKGSFYKDTKTSSKQNDKDKQESKTEMQTIPKKAIVTAVKTNNVSIKKNRYECLGDADESDK from the exons ATGAGTTCAGTtaatgaagataataaaatggaACTTGAATTAAAGGATGAGGATGTAGCTGATGTTGAAAAGGATGTAATAACTGACAATGTtgaaaatgataatgtGAATGATGAAAATGCAGGAAATGTAGATAGTGTGGAAGGTGTTGAAGAGGTTCATGTTGAAGAGAATGACaaagatgaaaatgatGTTGTTATAGAAGATGATGTTAAAGAAGATGATGTAAAAGAAGATGATGTAAAAGAAGATGATgttaaagaaaatgatgTAAAAGAAGATGATGGTCAggatgataataataaaaacgaagaaaataaaagtagCAATCGTTGGGCTGATATGTGTGAAGATTGTGATGCTCCATtag TGGATACATACAATGACAATAACGATATGAAGAGCAAAGTTGTTGATAACAATTTTAATAACAACgatatgaataataatatgaagcaaaattattatatggCTCCAAAAAATG atatgaataattatgCCACGTGCTACGAAATATATATACGCAATTTACACATTGATATCAcaaaagaagaaatatataacttGTTTGACGGGTATCgaataaaaagaattaatatattaaacaaGAAAGGTAAGACAGCTGCTGCATATGTTGAGTTCGATAATATGGAAGATATGAACAGATCTTTAGAGTTGAATGCGAAGATGATATATTCTGGAAATAATTCTTTTGAACATGGTACTATATcagtaataataaataaagacAAAATGAAGAATTTCCATGTAAATCAGAAGCAAAATAAATTCAAGAAAATGattaatagaaataataataattttggTAGTATTCGTCaaagtaataataacatgaataatattatgaataattataacGGCAACaataacaacaacaataataacaacaataataataataacaataataataacattaataataacaataataataacaaccatatgaacaacaacaacaataataataatatgtataaccatatgaataataataataataataataataatccgttttataatgataataataaaaacatgAAAATGGATATGATGAAAAATGTAGGAAATAcaatgaataataatatgaatcAAAATTTTAACTATAACAATATGAAAGGaagttatataaataacaatCAACAAGTAGGAGGTTCAAACATACATATGAATCACcaacaaaataataataatatgttaaatgataaaatgaataataatacttttaattttaaaaaccacaattatgtaaataataatcatatgaataaaCAAAGTATTGctgataataataataataataataatgcTCAAAGCGGAACTGAACaaaggaaaaaattaattcTGAAAAAAAGATCCGTGCCACTAGACCAAAAAAGTTATGTTGTCAATCCAAATATTTTTGGAGAAGCCAAACCTGTTGATATTGACCcagaaaaaatattaaatgaaagTACTACAAAGGAAAAGGACATAAACAGCCCAAATGACAgcaacaacaacaacaacaacaacaacaacaacaataataataataataataataataataaaaataatagtgatgatgatgctgaaaagaaaaatgaaaatatggAAGATGTAGAAAGGAAAAAAGAACAACAAGATGGCAcagataaatataaaaaattaagcCATCtaagtaataataataatatgaacgAATTTAATAAGGacaacaaaaataataatatgtcTAATAACAAAAATGTCTTCAactacaaaaaaaataacaacaCTAATAGGAActttaattataataataattttacaaacaattcaaaaaataataataataataacaataataacaataacaataataataataatacgaagaaaatatttatgatgaataaaaataatgcaaataataatatgaaaaagaatatgaacaatttagatagtaataatatgtCAGGAAATAAAAACCTAACAAATCTAAATCATTCAGGTAATGTgaacaataataatatgattaatgatgtgaataataaaaagatgaataatatgaataataaaaattttaataaaaatatagataataatataactagagatttttcaaatttaaaaaataataacctagatgaaaataaaaaaaatattaatgttAGTGTTATACATAGCCacatatatgaaaataataataaggTATATGGTTCAAATCAAGATGAAGATAATTcaacaaataataatatgaataataattatgtaaataatgAAGTAGCAAATAGTAGTAATGTCAAAGGAAAATTTAGTAACTTTAGAAATTCACATGGTAGTATGgataagaaaaatatagatcataataataataataacacATCATATCAGAAGaaagaattaaatataataaaaaaagatgataaagctaatattaaaaatattattatgaaaaatattaaaagagaagataataatagtaataatagtTCATACAATGCTGGTGCTAATTTGTCAAGCTCAAGTCACTTCCGTAATGATAGTTCATCAAATATCAGAGGTCAAAAAATGAatgataagaaaaatacagaaaatgatttattaaataatgataatagAGATAGTTCTAAAAATATGGATGACGAACAAGGATATGACCATATGAATAGAAATATGAATTCAAAAGGAAATACAGATAGATataacaacaataataataatagtagtaATACTAActcatataattataatatggAAAATCTTTATGATAACTCATTGAAATATGTAAAGAATGCAAACAACTTAAACAAaaccaaaaaaataacTGCAGTAAAAACAGTTAAGGTTATAGCtacagaaaaaaaatatgatgatgaaaatggagatgaagataataaagatgatattaatagtaataaCATAAATGGAGAAACAGGAAATGAAAAACATTCCAAAGAAGATAAATACcatgatgataaaaaattagaTAATTCAAATGAATCTATAAAGagtaatgataattatacTTATGAATCAGATGTCTcagataataataatagtatagataataataataataataaagatataacAAGTACTAACCTTAAATCTACTTTATTGCAATCAAAAACAAAGAGGAGAgttaagaaaaaaacaacaGACGAAAcagaaaataataatgtagaaaataatgaagCCAACGGCGATAATAATGCAAATGCTGCACAAGGAAAAAGTCAAAAAATTGATATTCTCATCAAGCCAAATTTAAAGAAAGGTGAAAATATATGGGAAGCTAGAACTCATCTATTGGTTgaacaaaaagaaaatgcTGTATCAAATGATAAGGCATCACATTATAGTTCTAGAAGAAGTAGGTCCCATTCTAATAAAGTAAGCAGAGGTAGTAGTCGAAGAAGAGAAGGAAGTAGTAGAAGAAGAGATAGTAGTAGAAGACGTGACAGTAGTCGTCGAAGAGATCGTTATAGTAGACGATATGAAAGAAGGTCCGAACGAAAAGATGATAGTAGAAGAGAAGAAAGAAGAGGAGGTGATAGCAGAAGAGATAGTAGTAGAAGAGACAGTAGTAGAAGAAATGACAGAAGAGATGAAAGTAGAAGAGATGAAAGTAGAAGAGATGAAAGTAGAAGAGATGAAAGTAGAAGAGATGAAAGTAGACGAGATGAAAGTAGAAGAGATGAAAGTAGACGCGATGAAAGTAGAAGAGACGAAAGTAGACGTGATGATAGAAAAGATGATCATGCTGATAGTGTtacaacaaaaaaagatGATTATAAAAGAAGAGGAACAGATGATAGTAAAAAAGAGGATAATAATAGAGGAGGAAGTTcatatgattataataGTAGAAAACATAGAACATATGATAAACATAGTAGCAGtagaaataattatgatagaaaaagaaatagTAGATATAGTGTATcagataaaaaaaattatgataataaaagtTATATATCAGATGATAAAAGAAAACATAGAGATTCATATGATAAAAGTTTTAGAAATTCACATGATAGATTAAGTTATAAAgataattatgaaaaaaataaggaTATGATTTATGAAAGAAATAGTTATATAGATTATGATAAaattgataataaatatttttcaaataattataattccttaagacataataaaaattataaacatCATGGTTCTCACTCCAAAATTAATAACtataattattcaaataattataaatcatcaaattattataaatattcatcCAAAGGTAGTTTTTATAAAGATACTAAAACTTCATCCaaacaaaatgataaaGATAAACAAGAATCAAAAACAGAAATGCAAACCATTCCAAAGAAAGCTATTGTAACAGCTGttaaaacaaataatgtttctataaaaaaaaatagataCGAGTGTTTAGGAGATGCTGATGAGAGCGACAAATGA
- a CDS encoding hypothetical protein (conserved Plasmodium protein, unknown function), which produces MSKKYYEKLLSDIQNQSKPVESKFGSYILQKFGWEKGKGLGKHENGDVKIIKIKKYGEHGLGYNEHEENDNGMWWENMYNNCAKKINTDNNNNNNNNRTNSSNSNNNSNEKIVRNNENIKYSLFVKKDTCIISPACTSLEQHRQAEDEKINKKEDIKIKNKHINKNENIIHNSKLITNKSGEQNHDEYVKRNKKKKKKKKEKKKT; this is translated from the exons ATGTCCAAAAAgtattatgaaaaattattaagTGATATTC AAAATCAATCCAAACCGGTTGAATCAAAATTTGGTTCTTATATTCTTCAAAAGTTTGGATGGgaaaa GGGTAAGGGATTAGGAAAACACGAAAATGGAGACgtgaaaattataaagataaaaaaatatggagAACATGGG CTTGGTTATAATGAACATGAAGAAAATGACAATGGGATGTGGTGGGAAAATATGTACAATAATTGTGCTAAGAAAATCAATActgataataataataataataataataatagaaCAAATTCTAGTAAcagtaataataattcaaatgaaaaaattgtcagaaataatgaaaatataaagtaCTCATTATTTGTTAAAAAAGATACTTGTATAATAAGTCCTGCTTGCACTAGCTTAGAACAACATCGACAAGCAGAAGACGAAAAAATCaacaaaaaagaagatattaaaattaagaataaacatattaataagaatgaaaatattatacataataGTAAATTAATAACTAATAAATCAGGCGAACAAAATCATGATGAATATgtaaaaagaaataaaaagaaaaaaaaaaaaaaaaaagaaaaaaaaaaaacataa
- a CDS encoding putative actin-like protein, with the protein MENKTIVIDNGSGYIKAGVNSSEEPSIVFPTIVGIERNDESKRIYTGDEAFFHESNLSIYRPIDHGHISDWDKAQKIWEYTLNCVDPSKSIKDILLTEPPLCSISHRKKMGEMFFEYFDTSNLNISVSGLMSLYASGLTTGLVLDIGEGLTQCLPVFDGYIEKNSIIRSDFGGEELSMFLQKLICDIGYSMTTTKCLEYIKNIKETICFCSLNPSEDQLRNDLAETYTLPDGEVLRDGYDSIEISHERFYVAEALFNPQLCQRDNLSIIDIIWKSILSCPMENRKILSSSIVLSGGSTLFPNLVERIETEVKNNAPQNARSMVKVHAYENRAIMAWCGAQIFSQTELREAQRGVWISKEEYEEIGSNIFLTK; encoded by the exons atggAGAACAAGACAATAGTAATTGATAACGGTTCAg GATATATAAAGGCGGGAGTAAATTCAAGTGAAGAGCCATCGATTGTGTTCCCAACTATTGTAGGAATTGAAAGGAACGATGAAAGTAAAAGGATATATACAGGTGATGAAGCATTTTTTCATGAATCGAATTTATCTATTTATCGCCCTATTGATCATGGACATATAAGTGACTGGGATAAAGCTCAAAAGATATGGGAGTATACATTAAATTGTGTAGATCCTAGTAAGAGTATTAAAgacatattattaacagAACCTCCTCTATGTTCTATATCTCATCGAAAAAAAATGGGAGAAATgttttttgaatatttcGATACTTCTAATCTTAATATATCTGTTTCTGGATTAATGTCTTTATATGCATCTGGATTAACTACTGGTCTTGTTTTAGATATAGGAGAAGGTCTTACACAATGCTTACCAGTTTTTGATGGttatattgaaaaaaattctaTTATTCGTTCAGATTTTGGTGGAGAAGAATTAAGTATGTTTTTGCAAAAACTTATATGTGATATCGGTTATAGTATGACAACAACAAAATGtttagaatatataaaaaatattaaagagACCATATGTTTTTGCTCTTTAAACCCATCAGAAGATCAATTAAGAAATGATCTAGCAGAAACATATACATTACCTGATGGAGAAGTTTTAAGAGATGGATATGATTCTATAGAAATATCCCATGAACGTTTTTATGTCGCTGAAGCTTTATTTAATCCACAATTATGTCAAAGAGATAATCTAAGTATAATTGATATAATTTGGAAATCCATTTTATCATGCCCAATGGAAAATCgaaaaatattatctaGCTCTATAGTACTTTCAGGAGGTTCTACTTTATTTCCTAATCTAGTTGAGCGTATAGAAACAgaagtaaaaaataatgcTCCTCAAAACGCCCGTTCGATGGTCAAg GTTCATGCTTACGAGAACAGAGCTATTATGGCCTGGTGTGGAGCCCAAATTTTTTCACAGACTGAATTGAGAGAAGCACAAAGAGGAGTATGGATATCAAAAGAAgaatatgaagaaataGGAAGCAACATTTTCTTAACAAAG
- a CDS encoding putative mitochondrial ribosomal protein L11 precursor → MSRIGRFNMIVLSGTAKPSASIGQTLGPLGINMMTFFKEFNDRTKCIAKNVPIQVTLEPLNDRTYRFYLRTPTVVWFIRRCARVPMFSSMAKHNTVGSITLAEVFHIAKCKRMDPPLINLSLKSICKYIIGTCNSMGIKVCKELNDEEKKKYFVDVNKLDNIKKDIRTRNKQQKRSKK, encoded by the exons atgtCTAGAATAGGAAGATTTAATATGATCGTTTTGTCTGGTACAGCAAAACCAAGTGCAAGCATTGGACAAACACTGGGACCACTAG GTATAAATATGATGACCTTTTTTAAGGAATTTAATGATAGGACTAAATGTATAGCGAAAAATGTACCAATACAAGTTACATTAGAACCTTTAAACGATAG AACGTATAGATTTTATTTAAGAACACCTACTGTTGTGTGGTTTATTAGAAGATGTGCAAGAGTTCCTATGTTTAGTTCTATGGCAAAACATAATACTGTTGGTTCCATAACACTAGCTGaa GTTTTTCATATTGCCAAGTGTAAGCGTATGGATCCCCCTTTGATAAATTTATCCTTAAAGAgtatatgtaaatatattattg gGACATGCAACAGCATGGGGATAAAGGTTTGCAAAGAATtaaatgatgaagaaaagaaaaagtaTTTTGTTGATGTTAATAAGTTggataatataaaaaaagacaTTAGAACTAGGAATAAACAACAAAAAAGATctaaaaaatga
- a CDS encoding hypothetical protein (conserved Plasmodium protein, unknown function): MNLINLYNYNNITLEYKTLVREKKQNKEKEIQAAILIQKCYRGFVVRKKYLIFKYYVKYMQNQIQMLRCKFLLKKMKKAKLEEQAILYLSDNATKIQKIFRGYYSRKYIHDYFKRKMQILEMDNYVKEQRNNMMIGLEERKKKQLQYDNTMRDKKIHQVAKNLHHLVSTKTQKGVYNLKIENIIKEQQKKIKRKDKNYIKK; this comes from the exons ATGAATCttataaatttatacaattataataatatcacTCTTGAGTATAAAACCCTTGTGAg ggaaaaaaaacaaaataaagaaaaagaaatcCAGGCAGCAATATTAATACAGAAATGTTATAGAGGTTTTGTTGtcagaaaaaaatatttaatttttaa ATATTACGTCAAATATATGCAAAATCAAATACAAATGTTAAGatgtaaatttttattaaaaaaaatgaagaaagCAAAATTAGAGGAGCAAGCTATTTTGTATTTGTCTGACAACGCTACCAAAATACAAAAGat TTTTCGAGGATACTATTCaaggaaatatatacatgaTTATTTTAAGAGGAAAATGCAAATACTTGAAATGGATAATTAT GTTAAGGAACaaagaaataatatgatGATTGGACTTGAagagagaaaaaaaaaacaattg CAATATGATAACACCATGAGAGACAAAAAAATACACCAAGTTGCAAAAAATTTGCATCATTTGGTTTCTACAAAAACACAAAAAGGAgtttataatttaaaaattgaaaatattataaaagaacAA caaaaaaaaattaaaaggaaagataaaaattacattaaaaaataa
- a CDS encoding putative vacuolar protein sorting-associated protein 35: MSTYKDNNNINTLDQKKFLDECIFVVKEQSFYMKQALENGSLRDTLKYASNMLCELRTSHLSPKYYYELYMLIFNELQHLDNFISDKKKHKKKFIDIYESVQHAGNIIPRLYLLIIVGRNYIKNKDIKAKYILKDMTELCKGVQHPLRGLFLRYFLIQMCKDRIPDTGSEYEEAGGGNIDDAFEFLLTNFYESLKLWSRMNDKIIKVPNMIQDNNTMNSKIKILKEKMDVKMLVGSILVRMSQLEGMTKQYYIEKCLPKILLYLSNINDSLIQQYIFESIVQVFSDECHIYSLEILLNAILKMNTSLDFKSILITLLKRLRSFIEANNKWDLPKDIDIFNLFYDHLVVYVNRTLDTYTKFNYNDTNNSSPHDNLTGYPDKDSSKAMAKNNINSDDNNKNNDNNHNNNNDNNHNNNNDNNNDNNNDNNNDNNINSNNNNYYYNQSKNCVQNGHIKVENINHTNDKNVNNHKHTNNDINNNILNNVGHINNNDLNKNNSGKNCTIVNTEEFVNNVVKMLQVIYEFIFLCIRIYDDDIIISKLFGLPYTIASNVNMNNDTICEQIISIIVLPFNYLGLSALNARNMQTLLNNITEKHKKKLSLDIIDAIIECKKKYITYEDVEKILKYISYIFHEKKNKKNKDDEDIFNLENNNSAYTCEKICKFFHIITNTKNIEEKYNISMLFYKYISNSTYLVHLLPTIIFTLLHVVTEIIKLCQQDDLNQNDNKNDNNNNNNNNSNTIDIMNSNNTMENEKKEDNLNSSDSYNIYSNDETHKNNFNNYLHNNNENNFILDEKKINQYNMYVKNIFKFIHTNLLTVASQMPILTFKLFLYSAIVVNNYNIFVQAHEFLTFDNLEAICYEFITQPLIIYEEDINISAQQFDCIIWIVGILCSHINLLDNENYNNIALKLTQHANKLLKKKDQCIGVLKCSHLYWENKKYRNSTKVIECLQKSIKNAEIAMQSNSDNIILFIYMLEKYLYYYEAQNVEVSEETLHYLIDICQDYYNKTNDDINFKQEYKKVIKYVHDKQKNSNLFHKINIDTSILRS, from the exons atgagtacgtataaagataataataatataaatacattaGATCAAAAGAAATTTTTGGACGAATGCATTTTTGTTGTAAAAGAGCAAAGCTTCTACATGAAGCAAGCACTG gaGAATGGGTCACTTAGAGATACTTTGAAATATGCATCGAACATGCTGTGCGAACTGAGGACGTCCCACCTATCCccaaaatattattatgaattGTACATGTTAATATTCAACGAATTACAACATTTAGATAACTTTATCAGCGACAAGAAAAAGCATAAGAAGAAATTTATTGACATATATGAGAGCGTACAACATGCTGGTAATATTATTCCAcgtttatatttattaataatagtTGGTAggaattatataaagaataaagatataaaagcaaagtatatattaaaagatatgACTGAATTATGTAAAGGTGTACAACATCCATTAAGAGGATTATTTTTaagatattttttaatacaaaTGTGTAAAGATAGAATACCAGATACAGGTAGTGAATATGAAGAAGCAGGAGGAGGAAATATTGATGATGCttttgaatttttattaacaaATTTTTATGAGAGTTTAAAATTATGGAGTCGTATGaatgataaaattattaagGTACCAAACATGATACaagataataatacaatgaatagtaaaataaaaatattaaaagaaaaaatggATGTAAAAATGTTAGTTGGATCAATATTAGTAAGAATGTCACAATTAGAAGGTATGACTaaacaatattatattgaaaaaTGTCTACccaaaatattattatatttatctaaTATTAATGATTCTTTAATAcaacaatatatttttgaatcCATAGTACAAGTATTTAGTGATGAATGTCATATATATAGTctagaaatattattaaatgctatattaaaaatgaatacTAGTTTAGATTTTAAAAGTATACTTATTACATTGTTAAAGAGATTAAGATCTTTTATTGAAGCTAATAATAAATGGGACTTACCAAAAgatattgatatatttaatttgttttatgATCATTTGGTAGTCTATGTAAATAGAACCTTGGATACATATACCAAGTTTAATTATAACGATACAAATAATAGCTCTCCTCATGACAACCTCACTGGATATCCAGATAAAGACTCATCCAAGGCAATGGcaaaaaataacataaatagtgatgataataataaaaataatgataataatcacaataataataatgataataatcacaataataataatgataataataatgataacaataatgataacaataatgataataatatcaatagtaataataataattattattataaccAATCCAAAAACTGTGTACAAAATGGACATATTAAAGTCGAAAATATTAACCACacaaatgataaaaatgtaaataatcataaacatacaaataatgatatcaataataatattcttaaTAATGTGGgacatattaataataatgatcttaataaaaataattctgGAAAAAACTGTACTATAGTAAATACTGAAGAGTTTGTAAACAATGTTGTAAAAATGCTACAAGTTATTTACgaatttatatttttatgtatacgtatatatgatgatgatattattattagtaAATTATTTGGTTTGCCATATACTATTGCTTCCAATgtaaatatgaataatgaTACAATATGCGAACAGATTATTAGCATTATTGTTCTTCCATTTAATTATTTAGGATTAAGTGCTTTAAATGCAAGAAATATGCAAactttattaaataatattactgaaaaacataaaaagaaattaagCCTAGATATTATTGATGCTATTATAGAGTgtaaaaagaaatatataacatatgaagatgtagaaaaaatattgaaatatatttcttatatttttcatgaaaaaaaaaataaaaaaaataaagatgatgaagatatatttaatttagaaaataataattctgCATATACATgtgaaaaaatatgtaaattctttcatattattacaaataCAAAGAATattgaagaaaaatataatatatctatgttattttataagTATATTTCTAACAGCACTTATTTAGTACATTTATTACCAACTATTATATTTACACTTCTTCATGTTGTAACTGAGATAATTAAACTATGTCAACAAGATGATTTGAATCAAAATGATAACAAAAatgacaataataataataataataataatagtaatactattgatattatgaatagtaataatactatggaaaatgaaaaaaaagaagataatCTTAATTCTTCTgattcatataatatatattcaaatgATGAAACTCATAAGAacaattttaataattatttacataataataatgaaaataattttatattagatgaaaaaaaaattaatcaatataatatgtatgtcaaaaatatattcaaatttATTCATACCAATTTATTAACAGTAGCTAGCCAAATGCCTATTTTAacatttaaattatttttatatagtGCTATAGTtgtaaataattataatatttttgtacAGGCTCATGAATTTTTAACATTTGATAATTTAGAAGCAATCTGTTATGAATTCATTACACAACctttaattatatatgaagaagatattaatatttcaGCTCAACAATTTGATTGTATTATATGGATTGTAGGTATATTATGTTCTCATATTAATCTTCTtgataatgaaaattataataatatagcTCTTAAATTAACACAACATgcaaataaattattaaaaaaaaaagatcAATGTATAGGTGTATTAAAATGTTCCCATTTATATTgggaaaataaaaaatatagaaacAGTACTAAAGTAATCGAATGTTTACAAAAAAGTATAAAGAATGCAGAAATAGCTATGCAATCAAATTctgataatataatactattcatttatatgttagaaaaatatctttattattatgaagCACAAAATGTTGAAGTCTCAGAAGAAACAttacattatttaataGATATATGCCAAGATTATTACAATAAAACTAATGATGACATAAACTTTAAACAAGAATACAAAAAGGTTATTAAATATGTACATgacaaacaaaaaaattcaaatctatttcataaaattaatatagATACATCCATATTGAGatcataa